AGCGCGAGGGGATGTGCGAGTATCACGGAGCACAGGGATACTTGCCTTTCCCACTCTCCACACGGGCAAAGCTGTCATACTTTGCACTTGTACACTTTCCAAGCCGTGTCCCGTGCCGGCAGTTGGTAGTACGAGAGGCGTGATTCCatgtggtgatgatgccgaggGGATACGGGAAGCGCCGTGTTTGATGCCAGAGTAACGTTGGACTTTGAAGGAGGACTTTTGTGTTTGAATGCGTGTTGGTTCGAGGTTGATGTGATGTTATGCGGATAGGCGGGGAGGTTTGGCCCCCAcagatggaggaggatgaagatggaggacgaGATGCAGACAGAGGAGAAGCGGGTCTGTCTGTACGAGCATATTGCCGGTGAATCTTTGTTGACTTTGACGCCTCGGAGACTTACTCGCATGTCCTCTCTTTACCAGCGTGTTGAATACTTCCATCTCTGACAtgtctactccgtacggtAAGCTGGATATCCATAACCTCTCTGGGCAGGGTAGCAGTGAGGCTTTCCTCCTGCAGCAGGGCCCAGAAAGTACCTGACATGAACGCATACGGTCTGGGATGACGTGAGGACGCCGCCTAATTCATCGTTATCGTGCCATTGACAAAACGGATTACGGAGTGCTCGTACGAATTACTGTACGCAGACACGGCAGGACTGGATTCTAGGCTAGTTGATTATTGCCTCGCGGcggggaaaaaagagagagacaattttctttgttcaacCGCCTCCAAATTGACAATTTCGACACCAGGCCTGTCAGCAACCATCCACAGAGTCGAATTAAGCGCCCAGGACGCAGCACGCCGCCAATCGGAGGCCGGCGACAGCCAGtggctggtgatggcgatgtgaATGTGAGCAGGGATCCCTGCAGAGGCTTGACGCCACGCAGGGGATCGCGGGTCGTCTCCCGCCTTTTAGTGGCTAGATGAGCCCTTGTCTGGCACGGCTTTAGCATCTAGCCGGTGTGAGGTGACTCGAGATTTTGCTGGTTATGGATGGTGCAAGGCCCCCAAACTGAGGCTAGTTGGATAGCCCTGCCGGCTCTCACCATGACCGTGAACAGGACGGGACaagacaggacaggacaggacgggatggaggaggagatgagcgGCGGCGAACATGGGCGGGCGAACCGGACGCCCATCCACTCTGGGTGGAGAATGTGAAAGCTCTCTCTTTGGGGATGGCAAAGGGCCTGCGATGCGactctgcatcttcatcacatcTCGCAACCAACAGCTTCCAGCTACAGCTAGGCTCCCCTTGTTTTGTTCTTGGCTTCACCAGCGAGCGAGCACGCTTTCCACTCGTACAGCACGCTACAGCAACCATTATAACAACCTCGACTGGCCCTCTCCGCGATTCTCCCGCCCCGAGCCAAGGACCGTCTCTCGTTTTCGTGAACAGCTTCAATCTCAGCATTGCCGTCCTTCAGGCGTGGCATGTAGCACAGGCCGGTCCTGTGTTTCTCCCGAAGCTTCCTTCGCCCCAATCCAATCCCTCCCTACATTCGCTATCATAGacacccaaaaaaaaagacaaaaggcCACCCTCCCACACAGAAGCAAAGACGGTCAAGCGAGGGCTTTCGCCAAAAAAGCCATGTTACGCCTCCTAACGAGCTTCGCAGCCGCCGGTGTAGTGCTGCCCGCGGCCGAGGCTATTCTGGTTGCGCCAGACTCGCCGTGCTCGACCAACTGCGGCAATGTTCTGGATTCGACGGCGCCCGATGACCTGGTGTGCACGCCGGGCCAGTACAGCGGCGGCTACAACAACAATGCTGGCACCGTGTTTCAAGGCTGTGTCCAGTGCGAGCTAAATAGCGGATATGTAACAAAGAACAACTATTCCGACAACGAAGCGGCCTTGTGTATGTGTTTCATCTCACCTAAGTCATATATGTTATTGCAACAAAAGTTCTAACCCTTTGACCCTAGATAACCTCCGGTATGCTGTATCATACTGCGTCTTCAACGAGCCATCACATTATGACTTTGTGAACAATCCATGTGGTACGAGGTAAATGCCACACCACGccgtccttggccttgtgTCTCATGACTAACACGTTGGCTTTAGCAAAGCTTGTGGTGTCTTTGCCAACGCTATTGCGTATCAGAACTTGTCAGTCACGTATGACGACTATGGATACTGCGATACATGGCCTACCGGCGACTCTGTCGACTTTCACGGATGTATAGAGTGCCTTCAGGTCAGCAACAACTATCTGGCAAACTGTATGATGCACTCTCATGCCCCAACTTAATGAAGACCGTAGCATTTGTTAACGCGGTGTATAGTTGTTACTGTTCTCCAAGCCGGATGTGAACAAAAGCCGATGGATGGTCTAACCCTGGGCCTTCAGGGCAACATCTTCTCAAGTGATGTTGTCAACATCACTGAGCCTACACCAACAGCCAAGGTAGACCCTGCCTGGTTCGACCATGGTCCGCTGGGGTTGGGCGGAAAAGTTGGCGTCGCTGTGGCGGGATTCATTCTGTTGTTGACCCTCGCCGGTGTATTCATCGTCTGCAGAGGCAGGAGACGGAGAAAGGCCTTCCTCAGGAAATTGCAGACCAATATGCCACCGATGAAATCTAACCCAGGAGGATGGCCATCTATGTCTACGAACCCGCACGATTCGAACGAAACTCCCATCAGCCAGCGCCCTCTGCGGAACTGGGATGACTCTCCCATGACTGGCAATACGGAAAAAACCTTCCCTCGATACTTCTCACCTTATTCCTCTCAATTCAACAGTCCGATTAGCGCGACTGAGGCCAATCATATGCCGTGGCCAGAACCCGCTCATGgatctcctcaatctcctcgggAAATTGGACTCGCGCTTGGCTCAGCCATTGACATTAACAATGCAAGCCATGAGCGATGGGTCTCGTCGCCGGATGACAAGGgcaagatgaaggaggaggcatACGAAATGCAATATGTTGACAGTGCCGGAAGCGGAATCGTCGCAAACAAGCAGCCGATTCACGTTGAGGCTCCGATCCTAGCTCATCCCGGCTATGGGAGAAACTCTGATAGCCCGCCAAGACAGTACGACGTGAACGGGAATGCAGTTTAAAGGGACATGTATGCAAACTAATGCTCACGAATTATGAAGTATGTCATGTGTTGCTGGGTTTGATGCAGGGTTCTccctctttttgttctttctgTATGGTGTTTTGGCGTGCTTTaaacatatatatacctcttatgttgatgctgtagcGAAGGTGCGCAGTTTATTGGGATTGGGGGGCATGGAAGGGGGCTAGGAGGGCTGGATGCTGGGGATACCCGAACACACCTTGATGGTGCAAACTTTTCAGAATAAATCTATTACACATTCCTGACTGATTAATGATTCTTGCGTTTGCACGCAATGCGTAATAAGTAAAGTGACTGGGCAGTTGACATTGCATCTTAATCGGCGCTGGTGCCTAGGAAGTAAAACTCATTGGCTTAGTTGGTGTTTGTGTTAATCTATAGTTACCTCCTAATTAATATATTTGGTATTAGTAGGCAGGCCCTCACAGAGACTGAACAATATGCACACGCAAAAGTCAACTTTCAATGTCAAATTCGCTACTCTCATATCTAACCGAGGGTTACTtcaatcttctcaagctccaTGTTCTCCCACACTCCCTTAAGAACTCTTCCAATGCCCCTCCGGTATGCAATGCCATCAAGCCAGCCGATCCAAAGGATAAAATAGAACTCATAACAAAAGTCTCTGCGACCCGACACCTCTTCCCCTGGAAAGATTGCTCGCTGAATCACCCGGTACTCGGGTAAGGAATAGTCATCATCCATACCAGGAACCCGCCCCTCAGCAATGGCAATTACTTCGCATTTCTCGCTAGACTTTTGGGGGAAACCTTGGTCCAGTCGATCGTCAAATAATATCCCAGCCCAGGTTCCGTCGCTGAGACAAAGGTTGAATGTGCCATACATTGTGACGGTATCATACTTTTCGAACTTGTTTGATTTGACCAGCCATCCTCGGTGTGCGACACATCTCAGTAATGGGCCATACTCAACATCCTGAAGAGGTGCTTCGGCACTCTCGGGAAATGGGAAAGGGTGCGGGTATTTTGTGTCTGGAGACGAAGAGTGTGAATAATTGGCATCATATCTGCGCTCAGCGCCCCGACAAGTCCAGCCTGGAGGCATCGAGGCATGGTTGCTGAAGTGTTGATATGTAATCAGCTTTGGTGTCTCTCCCTGGGGCCTGGTTTTCCACCATTGAACTAGAGGTTTGAGCTCATAATGGTTCCTGAACGACGTATCTTTGTAAAAGTCTTCTGCAAAATACCTCCATATGCGTGTCTTGATTGGACCCCTCGTGCGTACCCATGACCAGCTCGGAAGTAATAATTTCTCTGTCTTTCGGAGCTGAAGAGGAGTCGAATTTGCCCAGTCCGGTTCCCATAGCAGAGAAGCATCAAAAAACACCTCTGGTAGACCGTAGTGAAATCCCGAATCAAAGGACTGCTTTAAAACTGTCGTCACGCCAGCAAAAGCGTGGAGTGTGTCATCGTCAAATGAcagattcttcttcatataCTCTCGAACCACATCCAGGTAGTGGCCAATGTAAGGCCAGTTTGGAACATTGCAAACGAAAGATATTCGGTCAATCCAGCCTCTCCTCATACCGTGAGGTGCCAAGTCCCATTCACAGCTTGTGTGTTTTTGACAGTGGAAGCTCACGATTGACGTGAAAACAAGAACCCGTCGTGATAGGTAGGACTCCTGAAATGTCCATCCGCGAGTCGACCATGTCTTGTCTCGGCCATACAAGGCATGTCTAGTGTCACAATCACGTCCAAGCAATAGAGTATGACCAGGGAATTGCATTTCGCTCCAGAGCGTATCCCGCGGCTCTGAGCAGCGACCGATTCCTGGAATGCCGGAATTACCATCCGCTCCCTCTGCAGCAACAATTGTAACGTATGCGTTGGCATATATAGAAGCCATTTCATTCAGAAACATGGTCCGTTCA
Above is a genomic segment from Trichoderma breve strain T069 chromosome 6, whole genome shotgun sequence containing:
- a CDS encoding heterokaryon incompatibility protein (HET) domain-containing protein — protein: MEMLKTTSENLEKMLQPGALIDSQGTKGPKLARTITDAMDLARKLSCPFFWTDCICIVQGPGQEEIDERTMFLNEMASIYANAYVTIVAAEGADGNSGIPGIGRCSEPRDTLWSEMQFPGHTLLLGRDCDTRHALYGRDKTWSTRGWTFQESYLSRRVLVFTSIVSFHCQKHTSCEWDLAPHGMRRGWIDRISFVCNVPNWPYIGHYLDVVREYMKKNLSFDDDTLHAFAGVTTVLKQSFDSGFHYGLPEVFFDASLLWEPDWANSTPLQLRKTEKLLLPSWSWVRTRGPIKTRIWRYFAEDFYKDTSFRNHYELKPLVQWWKTRPQGETPKLITYQHFSNHASMPPGWTCRGAERRYDANYSHSSSPDTKYPHPFPFPESAEAPLQDVEYGPLLRCVAHRGWLVKSNKFEKYDTVTMYGTFNLCLSDGTWAGILFDDRLDQGFPQKSSEKCEVIAIAEGRVPGMDDDYSLPEYRVIQRAIFPGEEVSGRRDFCYEFYFILWIGWLDGIAYRRGIGRVLKGVWENMELEKIEVTLG